The proteins below come from a single Stomoxys calcitrans chromosome 1, idStoCalc2.1, whole genome shotgun sequence genomic window:
- the LOC106094176 gene encoding uncharacterized protein LOC106094176, giving the protein MVQNKLFLLITYLVLALITAKAKDGAKVSDIIGDGGDCAIGVDRQETKSEIEDDRANLACAAIGKMFSVRSDEEDIGTDDNGEITDAGCDGEGIVSDYDWEEIDAMGGSEIEDDGDLTDTEDGEETPGSVKTPGDDKYQTEFNFNDFITESSLENFTTAGVMVSTENLLGSTTRRPKRRLRLIKTSRPTIKPNTGEYITAAGEEQVVLTASMKLFWLLSCLLLFLLVVRAQDDETTPDDGGDAVTEPDDGGDDITEPDDGGDDVTEPDDGGDDVTEPDGGGDEVTEPAGECTEKPPCPPKPCPPKPCRPPKPPAGACGAGGGGGGGGGRGPPGSGRGGRGPQGGGRRGRGGRGGRKGNRRGRRGKARGKGRGPKRGGNRRG; this is encoded by the exons ATGGTTCAAAACAAACTATTTTTGCTAATTACCTACTTGGTTTTGGCTCTGATAACTGCTAAAGCTAAAGATGGTGCAAAAGTAAGTGATATTATTGGTGATGGTGGAGATTGTGCTATTGGTGTTGATAGACAAGAAACTAAATCTGAAATTGAGGATGATAGAGCAAATTTAGCATGTGCTGCTATAGGAAAAATGTTTAGTGTGCGGAGTGACGAAGAAGATATTGGAACCGACGACAATGGAGAAATTACCGATGCTGGCTGTGATGGTGAAGGTATTGTTAGTGACTATGATTGGGAAGAGATTGATGCAATGGGAGGTTCTGAAATTGAAGATGATGGAGATCTAACAGATACTGAGGATGGTGAAGAAACTCCAGGATCTGTTAAAACTCCTGGTGATGATAAATATCAGACAGAgtttaattttaatgattttataaCCGAAAGTTCGCTCGAAAACTTTACAACTGCTGGAGTTATGGTTTCTACTGAAAACCTTCTAGGCTCAACCACAAGAAGACCAAAAAGACGTTTAAGACTTATCAAAACATCACGCCCCACCATTAAACCAAATACAGGAGAATACATTACGGCTGCTGGAGAGGAGCAAGTAGTAT TAACTGCAAGCATGAAATTATTTTGGCTGCTAAGCTGTCTGCTCTTATTCTTGCTCGTGGTGAGAGCTCAGGATGATGAAACAACCCCTGACGATGGAGGCGATGCCGTTACCGAacccgatgatggaggcgatgACATTACCGAACCTGATGATGGAGGTGATGATGTTACGGAACCTGATGATGGTGGTGACGATGTTACTGAACCTGATGGTGGAGGCGACGAAGTAACCGAACCAGCTGGAGAATGCACCGAGAAACCACCTTGCCCACCAAAACCATGCCCACCAAAACCATGCCGACCACCGAAACCTCCAGCAGGAGCATGCGGTGCTGGTGGAGGAGGTGGTGGAGGAGGTGGTCGAGGTCCGCCAGGTAGTGGTCGTGGAGGTCGTGGTCCCCAGGGTGGTGGTCGTAGAGGTCGTGGCGGTCGAGGAGGCCGTAAAGGAAATCGACGTGGAAGGCGTGGCAAAGCACGTGGTAAAGGACGTGGACCAAAACGTGGTGGTAATCGTCGTGGTTAG